The sequence below is a genomic window from Roseovarius sp. THAF27.
TCTCTAGGTTAACCTGTTGGTTACTCGGTGAAAAGCTGCCGTTGATAGCCTCCGCAGCATCAAGCACATCGGGCTGAAAACGGTCATTAGGGGGCGGACCGCAGGCACTCATCGCTAAATTCGATGAACCTACTGGAGCCGTTCGGCAATCCATAGCTTGATCAGCGATTGCCGCGTCACGCCCAGATGCCGAGCCTGCTTGTCCAGGCCCTCCACGACCCACGCCGGGAAATCCACGTTCACGCGCTTGGGTTGGTCGTTCGGGCGCCGCGCCTGGGACCAGTCGATTGCATCGCTCACGTCCTCACCGGCGTCGAATTTCTTGTCGAACTCAGTTGCCTTCATAGTAGCTGATCTCCTCTTTTCGGGCGCGGCGCACCGAGATGATCCGCACCGCATCACCTCGCGGTGTCCAGACGGCCGCCCAATGCTTGCCCTCAATCTTCCCAATCGAGATGAAGCGCGGTTCATCCTCGGTCTTGGCGGGCGCTTCGAGCATCCACGGGTCATCCCAAAGGGCCTGTGCCTGATCGAAGTCGATGCCATGCTTCGACAGATTCGAGGCACTTTTGGCGGGGTCATACTCAAAATTCATGCGTAAATATGGTATAGTAATTATCCATTTTCAAGCATGGTTTTACGTGATCTCCGCCGCCAGCCCGGCCCTCCGATATTCGGAGGTCTCCGGTCCGAGCTGGCTCCGCGCACCATTCCGACCGGCCCCACATGGCAGGGGCGGGATGGTGCGCAGCCGCCCCCTGGGCGGCTTCCGGCGGGAGGTCCAGGAGGGCGCAGCGCCTCCGGCCCAACGGCAATTAGCGGAGCGGCTCGAAGAGAATTGCCTAGTGGGTTGTCATTTTAAATGACAATTCTGTCGCTCTCCGCTATCACCGTCCCATGTTCAAGGCAGCGATCCGCGTCAACAAGTTCACCAGTATCGCCCAGCTTCGCGGGGC
It includes:
- a CDS encoding BrnT family toxin produces the protein MNFEYDPAKSASNLSKHGIDFDQAQALWDDPWMLEAPAKTEDEPRFISIGKIEGKHWAAVWTPRGDAVRIISVRRARKEEISYYEGN
- a CDS encoding CopG family transcriptional regulator gives rise to the protein MKATEFDKKFDAGEDVSDAIDWSQARRPNDQPKRVNVDFPAWVVEGLDKQARHLGVTRQSLIKLWIAERLQ